A window from Pseudomonas alloputida encodes these proteins:
- the msbA gene encoding lipid A export permease/ATP-binding protein MsbA, producing MAETPRPAEHTSSLKIYFRLLSYVKPYVGIFLLSIVGFVIFASTQPMLAGILKYFVDGLSNPEAVLFPNVPYLRDLQLLQAVPLLIILIAAWQGLGSFLGNYFLAKVSLSLVHDLRVALFNKLLVLPNRYFDNHNSGHLISRITFNVTMVTGAATDAIKVVIREGLTVVFLFAYLLWMNWHLTLVMVAILPVIAVMVSIASKKFRKQSKKIQVAMGDVTHVASETIQGYRVVRSFGGEAYEQQRFGQASQSNTDKQLRMTKTGSLYTPMLQLVIYSAMAALMFLVLFLRGDSTAGDLVAYITAAGLLPKPIRQLSEVSSTIQKGLAGAESIFEQLDEAPEVDTGTVEKERVEGRLEVRNLSFTYPGTEREVLSDISFVAEPGQMIALVGRSGSGKSTLAALIPRFYHHDKGQILLDGVEIEHYRLRNLRRHVSQVTQHVTLFNDTVANNIAYGDLAGAPRADIEAAAADAYAKEFVDRLPKGFDTEVGENGVLLSGGQRQRLAIARALLKNAPLLILDEATSALDTESERHIQAALDHVMQGRTTLVIAHRLSTIEKADQILVMDQGRLVERGTHTELLAANGHYARLHAMGLDEPAKADIT from the coding sequence ATGGCCGAAACACCGCGACCAGCGGAGCACACCTCCAGCCTGAAGATCTACTTCCGGCTGTTGAGCTATGTGAAACCCTATGTCGGCATTTTCCTGCTGAGCATTGTCGGTTTCGTGATCTTTGCCTCGACCCAGCCAATGCTGGCCGGCATCCTCAAGTACTTCGTCGATGGGCTGAGCAACCCCGAAGCGGTATTGTTCCCCAACGTCCCCTACCTGCGCGACCTGCAACTGCTGCAGGCGGTGCCGCTGCTGATCATCCTGATCGCTGCGTGGCAGGGCCTGGGCTCGTTCCTCGGCAACTACTTCCTGGCCAAGGTCTCTCTGAGCCTGGTGCATGACCTGCGGGTGGCATTGTTCAACAAGCTGCTGGTGTTGCCCAACCGCTACTTCGACAACCACAACTCCGGGCACCTGATTTCGCGCATCACCTTCAATGTGACCATGGTCACCGGCGCCGCTACCGACGCCATCAAGGTGGTGATCCGCGAAGGCCTGACCGTGGTGTTCCTGTTTGCCTACCTGCTTTGGATGAACTGGCACCTGACCCTGGTGATGGTCGCCATCTTGCCGGTGATTGCGGTTATGGTCAGCATCGCCAGCAAGAAATTCCGCAAGCAGAGCAAGAAAATCCAGGTAGCCATGGGCGACGTCACCCACGTTGCCTCGGAAACCATCCAGGGTTACCGCGTGGTCCGTAGCTTCGGTGGCGAGGCCTACGAACAGCAGCGATTCGGCCAGGCCAGCCAGAGCAACACCGACAAGCAACTGCGCATGACCAAGACCGGCTCGCTGTACACGCCGATGCTTCAGCTGGTGATCTACAGCGCCATGGCTGCGCTGATGTTCCTGGTGTTGTTCCTGCGCGGGGACTCTACTGCTGGTGACCTGGTGGCGTATATCACCGCTGCCGGCCTGCTGCCCAAGCCGATTCGCCAGTTGTCGGAAGTCAGCTCGACCATCCAGAAGGGCCTGGCAGGTGCCGAGAGCATCTTCGAGCAACTGGACGAAGCGCCTGAAGTGGACACTGGTACGGTCGAGAAGGAACGCGTGGAAGGGCGCCTGGAAGTGCGTAACCTGAGCTTTACCTACCCGGGTACCGAGCGTGAAGTGCTGAGCGATATCAGTTTTGTCGCCGAGCCCGGGCAGATGATCGCCCTGGTCGGCCGCTCCGGCAGTGGCAAGTCCACCCTGGCGGCGCTGATCCCGCGCTTCTATCACCACGACAAGGGGCAGATCCTGCTCGATGGCGTGGAGATCGAGCACTATCGCCTGCGTAACCTGCGTCGCCATGTTTCGCAAGTCACCCAGCATGTCACCCTGTTCAACGACACCGTGGCCAACAACATCGCTTATGGCGATCTGGCCGGCGCGCCGCGCGCAGACATCGAAGCCGCCGCGGCCGATGCCTATGCCAAGGAATTCGTCGACCGGCTGCCAAAGGGCTTCGATACCGAAGTGGGTGAGAACGGTGTACTGCTTTCCGGTGGCCAGCGCCAGCGCCTGGCAATTGCCCGTGCGCTGCTTAAAAACGCGCCGTTGCTGATCCTCGACGAAGCGACTTCGGCGTTGGATACCGAGTCCGAGCGGCATATCCAGGCCGCCCTGGACCACGTGATGCAAGGCCGTACCACGCTGGTGATTGCCCATCGCCTGTCGACCATCGAGAAGGCTGACCAGATCCTTGTCATGGACCAGGGCCGCCTGGTCGAGCGCGGTACTCACACCGAGCTGCTTGCGGCTAATGGCCATTATGCCCGTTTGCATGCCATGGGGCTGGATGAGCCGGCCAAGGCCGATATCACCTGA
- a CDS encoding O-antigen ligase family protein, translated as MLYQKNWAQAWLGLGLVWFLAAIALAPSNKVYQQGLVLFLWLPTLVLAWSARGVLVQAWRRQPALWGSVLLLLAWSGLSLAWSPAEEPMRELKRLLYILVFLLAFPLLAQLGQARIRQLLLLGSALLAIAALVSIIKFYGVQRAPLLFRLAGIGEISHPILGAYVIGSALLLMLYEPPRRRGLQLLWLAALACLGAFAMLSQSRGAVLALVITVVMAPLWFRDRHSRVFSVLALLATGLAFLAVYDVIAQRGSSYRPEIFHAVVQMIAAHPWTGLGLGADYEVSAVGMHFDHTHNMFTHVAVEMGLPGMLLWVMVWLFTLGEIVRARGTLFGKVLLGFWVYSTLAMQFDAASLTGTPRAEWFISWLPVGLAMLLPWGRAENDACGKIAGST; from the coding sequence ATGTTGTATCAAAAAAACTGGGCACAAGCGTGGTTAGGTTTGGGCCTGGTCTGGTTCCTGGCGGCGATTGCCCTGGCACCCAGCAACAAGGTTTATCAGCAAGGTCTGGTGTTGTTCTTGTGGCTGCCAACGCTGGTATTGGCCTGGTCGGCCCGAGGTGTGCTGGTGCAAGCCTGGAGGCGGCAACCGGCGCTGTGGGGGAGTGTGCTGCTGCTGTTGGCCTGGAGCGGGCTGAGCCTGGCATGGTCGCCCGCCGAGGAGCCCATGCGCGAGCTCAAGCGCTTGCTCTACATCCTGGTGTTCCTGCTGGCGTTTCCGCTGTTGGCCCAGCTTGGCCAAGCCCGCATTCGTCAGTTATTGCTGCTTGGCAGCGCGCTGCTGGCCATCGCTGCGTTGGTCTCCATCATCAAGTTCTATGGGGTGCAGCGTGCGCCTTTGCTGTTCAGGCTGGCGGGTATCGGCGAGATATCCCACCCCATCCTGGGGGCTTATGTCATTGGTTCGGCCTTGCTCTTGATGCTCTACGAGCCACCTCGGCGACGTGGCTTGCAGTTGTTGTGGCTGGCGGCACTGGCTTGCCTGGGGGCCTTCGCCATGCTCAGCCAGAGCCGTGGTGCGGTTCTGGCACTGGTGATTACCGTGGTGATGGCGCCGTTGTGGTTCCGTGACCGCCACAGCCGGGTGTTCTCTGTTCTGGCTCTGCTTGCCACCGGCCTGGCCTTTTTGGCCGTGTACGACGTTATCGCCCAACGGGGCTCGTCCTACCGGCCGGAAATTTTCCATGCCGTGGTTCAGATGATTGCCGCGCACCCTTGGACTGGTCTTGGCCTGGGGGCTGATTACGAGGTGAGCGCCGTCGGCATGCACTTCGATCACACCCACAACATGTTCACCCATGTTGCCGTTGAGATGGGCTTGCCCGGCATGTTGCTGTGGGTAATGGTGTGGCTGTTCACGCTGGGCGAAATCGTGCGCGCCCGCGGCACCCTGTTCGGCAAGGTCCTGCTGGGCTTCTGGGTCTACTCGACCCTGGCCATGCAGTTCGATGCCGCCAGCCTCACCGGTACGCCACGTGCCGAATGGTTCATCAGCTGGCTGCCGGTGGGCCTTGCCATGTTGCTGCCATGGGGGCGTGCCGAAAATGACGCCTGTGGTAAAATTGCCGGTTCAACCTGA